TAATCCGCCCCACCCCACACAGCAACCAGCCACTGTTCTGGTTCAATTTCTTGCGGAGAACTCAACACCGCCGTCAACAAACCGTCCAGCTCTGCCACATCAAGGATGGCGTGGTCTGTGTTGTATTTGGTCAAGATATCATCCAGCCATTCCAACTCACTTTCGTTTAACGGTCCAGTTTTCATACGCTTTTCCTTGTGGATCTCGACTCGCCAGCGCCTATCTTACATGTCGGTCTGGCATAGAGATACTTTTCGAGTGGATTACCCGGAGATTAAAAATCAGAGAGGGTGTAACGACAAGTTGCAGATACAAAAAAACCACCCGAAGGTGGTTTCACGACACTGCTTATTGCTTTGATTTTATTCTTATCTTTCCCATGGTACCCGGAGCGGGACTTGAACCCGCACAGCGCGAACGCCGAGGGATTTTAAATTGTTCGTTTTGTGCAATAATTTCAAATGATTATGGTAAATTATCCGGACATAATGGTGTGTGTGAATATCAAATAATCATATAGTTATGACACGTCTTACTCATCATCTTCTGAAGGTTTTTGGCAAAAAATACGCCGCACTGTTCATAAACTCGAATATCACAAAGCTTTGCAACCCACTGCAAAACTTTGCGTGTCCCACTTTTTGTCGCAGATCACCGGACAGCATCAAACTCCTCGTTGTCTGATGCTGGCGACGGTCCCCCCTTCATGATGCACCTCTGATATTCACTGTGTATACATACAAAATTGTTGTTCGATGGAGGTGTTCAAGTAAGAATATGGCTAGTTCTGCTAATTATCAGCCTGTGAATGAAACCCGCCGAGGCGGGTTTCATTCGTTATCCCCACGAAGGGGGAGAGGTAAAGAAACTAGTTAAGGCATCCCTTTCAACAACAGTTATAATGACATAATCAGGTTTGAAAGATTGCACCATCTGCTTCATCAATTTTGGAGTTACCCTGCCATGGTGAACCTGTAGTATTTCTTTGAACTCTCTGGACATAAATGGAGACATTGCGTTACCAAATGAATCCCTTAACCATAGAACTTTCTTGTTGTTTAGTGCATTGTCTGAGATTATTAATGTAGGAGTTGTTGGTGCCTCGACAGACACCATCCGTTCATTAGAAATCTCCTCTCCAGTATCGAAATCAACTTTACGTATATTAATATTTTGTATGTCAGTTGATTTGATGTCTACTTTAATGTCATTAATTCTGTTAGTTCTAAGAAAAGCAGCCAAATCACCATCAGGACCTTTTTCCACTGAAAAATCCTTTTCTGTAAATAAAGGTGGCCATTTTACTTCATTGTCTGTTATTGAATCCCGTAAAAGATTGAATACTACTGATGCTCCAAAATGGTTCCAGTGAGTATCAGTATAGAAATACAATGGTAATGATGATTTATTTTTCGTAGCTTCAATGGCACTTAATGTGTCTATGTAAATATCACCATTATCATTTATTATCTTTTTTATAATGGATTTATCAGCATGTTCTGCCCAGGCAGGCAGGTGCTCAGAATAAACTGTGTCTTTATCTGGACCTATAGTCACAACGAATGATTTGACTCCTTGCCCCTCAAGATATTCTTTCCATGCGTGCATTGAATCATGGAGTGATGAAATTGCAGAGGAATTTGAGTCAGTTACACCGTCACGCTTTGCTATTAACGTGTTTGCATACCCGTTACCAAGAAACAACCACCCATTCTTGCCTATAAGAACTTTATTCGGTTCTAAAGACACACCTCCAATAAACCCTATATATCCAAACTCACCCTCAAGAGAGTCCATGTTATACATTGTTTTGATATTATCTAGTAATGAATTGTTTTTGAAAAGCTTTCCATTAACTGTTAAGTTATATATAGGCAAAACCATTAACATGGAGAATAAAACAACCATAAAAATACAAACTTTAATTTTCATGCTTGACTCCATTAAAAATTAAAATATAAAAAAACAGGACTTGTGGTATGCAACACCATATAAATAGACGTTGCCGTGATGAAGCTAAGAAAAAGTATCTTAGATATACTTTGCTCTTTTACATTTACAATTTCTACTGAGTTTTTTAATGTTGAAATGTAAAATGCACAAGCAATTGCCGTGAATTGAAT
The DNA window shown above is from Escherichia sp. E4742 and carries:
- a CDS encoding alginate O-acetyltransferase AlgX-related protein, encoding MKIKVCIFMVVLFSMLMVLPIYNLTVNGKLFKNNSLLDNIKTMYNMDSLEGEFGYIGFIGGVSLEPNKVLIGKNGWLFLGNGYANTLIAKRDGVTDSNSSAISSLHDSMHAWKEYLEGQGVKSFVVTIGPDKDTVYSEHLPAWAEHADKSIIKKIINDNGDIYIDTLSAIEATKNKSSLPLYFYTDTHWNHFGASVVFNLLRDSITDNEVKWPPLFTEKDFSVEKGPDGDLAAFLRTNRINDIKVDIKSTDIQNINIRKVDFDTGEEISNERMVSVEAPTTPTLIISDNALNNKKVLWLRDSFGNAMSPFMSREFKEILQVHHGRVTPKLMKQMVQSFKPDYVIITVVERDALTSFFTSPPSWG